A region of Cellulophaga sp. RHA19 DNA encodes the following proteins:
- the rpoC gene encoding DNA-directed RNA polymerase subunit beta' yields MARPKDNNTIKRFDKISIGLSSPEAILAESRGEVLKPETINYRTHKPERDGLFCERIFGPVKDYECACGKYKRIRYRGIVCDRCGVEVTEKKVRRDRVGHINLVVPVAHIWYFRSLPNKIGYLLGLPSKKLDMIIYYERYVVIQAGIAKGPEGEEIQKMDFLTEEEYLNILESIPVENQYLEDTDPNKFIAKMGAECLIELLSRINLDELSFELRHKANTETSKQRKTEALKRLQVVESLRESQENRENRPEWMIMKVIPVIPPELRPLVPLDGGRFATSDLNDLYRRVIIRNNRLKRLVEIKAPEVILRNEKRMLQESVDSLFDNTRKSSAVKTESNRPLKSLSDSLKGKQGRFRQNLLGKRVDYSARSVIVVGPELKLFECGLPKDMAAELYKPFVIRKLIERGIVKTVKSAKKIIDKKEPVVWDILENVLKGHPVMLNRAPTLHRLGIQAFQPKLIEGKAIRLHPLVCTAFNADFDGDQMAVHLPLGPEAILECQLLMLASHNILNPANGSPITVPSQDMVLGLYYMTKERKSTPEVPIKGEGLTFYSDEEVVIAFNEERVDLNAGIKVRAKDFNEEGELVYQIIPTTTGRVLFNMMVPEQAGYINDVLNKKSLRDIIGGILAVTDVPTTAEFLDKIKTLGYEFAFKGGLSFSLGDIIIPKEKHEMIAEANGQVDGIMANYNMGLITNNERYNQVIDVWTSTNAQLTELAMKRIREDQQGFNSVYMMLDSGARGSKEQIRQLTGMRGLMAKPKKSTAGGGEIIENPILSNFKEGLSILEYFISTHGARKGLADTALKTADAGYLTRRLVDVSQDVIINTEDCGTLRGIEVSALKKNEEIVESLGARILGRISLHDLFDPVTEEQLLVAGQLIVESDVKKIEASPIESVEVRSALTCEAEKGICGKCYGRNLSTNKMVQRGEAVGVVAAQSIGEPGTQLTLRTFHVGGIAGNISEDNKLEAKFAGVAEIEDLRTVNGEDNEGNKIKIVISRTSEIKIVDAKTGITLSTSNIPYGSQLAIENGTKVAKGDVICSWDPYNGVIVSEFTGKVSYENIEQGVTYQVEIDEQTGFQEKVISESRNKKLIPTLLVKNNNDEILRSYNLPVGSHIMVDDNDKATEGMTLVKIPRKSAKSGDITGGLPRVTELFEARNPSNPAVVSEIDGVVSFGKIKRGNREIIIESKLGDVKKYLVKLSNQILVQENDYVRAGMPLSDGSITPADILAIKGPSAVQQYLVNEVQEVYRLQGVKINDKHFEVVVRQMMRKVRIQDPGDTIFLENQLAHKEDFIKENDEIYGKKVVEEAGESDNLKAGQIITARELRDENSILRRADKALVSARDAVAATATPILQGITRASLQTKSFISAASFQETTKVLNEAAVAGKVDSLEGLKENVIVGHKIPAGTGMRDYDSIIVGSKEEYDEIMARKEELKF; encoded by the coding sequence ATGGCTAGACCAAAGGATAATAATACCATAAAAAGGTTCGATAAAATTTCAATCGGATTGTCATCTCCAGAAGCTATTTTGGCAGAGTCAAGAGGAGAAGTTTTAAAACCTGAAACAATTAATTATAGAACCCACAAACCAGAAAGGGATGGACTTTTCTGTGAGCGTATTTTTGGCCCTGTAAAGGATTACGAATGTGCCTGTGGTAAATACAAACGTATCCGTTACCGTGGTATTGTTTGTGACCGTTGTGGGGTAGAAGTAACAGAAAAGAAAGTACGTAGAGATAGAGTAGGGCACATTAATTTAGTTGTTCCTGTAGCTCACATCTGGTACTTCCGTTCTTTACCAAACAAAATTGGTTACTTATTAGGTTTACCTTCTAAGAAATTAGACATGATCATCTATTATGAGCGTTATGTTGTAATTCAGGCAGGTATTGCTAAAGGACCAGAAGGTGAAGAAATTCAGAAAATGGATTTCTTAACTGAAGAAGAATACCTAAACATATTAGAATCTATACCAGTAGAAAACCAGTATTTGGAAGATACAGATCCAAATAAGTTTATTGCTAAAATGGGTGCTGAATGTTTAATAGAGTTGTTGTCAAGAATTAATTTAGATGAGTTATCATTTGAGTTAAGACACAAAGCTAACACAGAAACATCTAAACAACGTAAAACTGAAGCATTAAAGCGTTTACAAGTTGTTGAGTCATTAAGGGAATCTCAAGAAAATAGAGAAAATAGACCTGAGTGGATGATTATGAAAGTAATCCCAGTTATTCCACCAGAACTTAGACCTTTAGTACCATTAGATGGTGGACGTTTTGCGACATCAGATTTAAATGATTTATATAGAAGGGTAATTATCAGAAACAATCGTTTAAAAAGATTGGTAGAGATTAAAGCTCCAGAAGTAATTCTTAGAAATGAGAAACGTATGCTTCAAGAGTCTGTAGATTCTCTTTTTGATAACACTCGTAAGTCATCAGCAGTAAAAACCGAATCTAATAGACCGTTAAAGTCATTGTCAGATTCATTAAAAGGTAAGCAAGGACGTTTCCGTCAAAACCTTTTAGGTAAGCGTGTGGATTATTCTGCTCGTTCGGTAATTGTTGTTGGACCAGAATTAAAGTTGTTTGAATGTGGATTGCCAAAAGATATGGCAGCTGAACTTTACAAACCTTTTGTTATACGTAAGTTAATAGAAAGAGGAATTGTAAAGACAGTTAAATCTGCTAAGAAAATAATAGATAAGAAAGAGCCTGTAGTTTGGGATATTCTTGAAAATGTATTAAAAGGACACCCTGTAATGTTAAACAGGGCTCCTACATTGCACAGATTGGGTATTCAAGCTTTTCAGCCAAAACTTATCGAAGGTAAAGCAATTCGTTTACACCCATTAGTATGTACGGCATTTAACGCCGATTTTGATGGGGATCAAATGGCGGTGCATTTACCTTTAGGACCAGAAGCTATTTTGGAATGTCAATTATTAATGTTGGCTTCTCATAATATTTTAAATCCAGCAAATGGTTCTCCAATTACGGTACCATCTCAGGATATGGTCTTGGGTCTTTACTATATGACCAAAGAAAGAAAGTCTACTCCAGAAGTGCCAATTAAAGGAGAAGGATTAACTTTTTATTCTGATGAGGAAGTTGTTATAGCTTTTAATGAGGAAAGAGTTGATTTAAATGCAGGAATTAAAGTTCGTGCAAAAGATTTTAATGAAGAAGGAGAACTTGTTTATCAAATAATACCTACTACAACAGGTAGAGTATTATTTAATATGATGGTGCCAGAACAGGCAGGTTATATTAATGATGTATTAAATAAGAAATCTTTAAGAGATATTATTGGTGGTATTTTAGCCGTTACAGACGTGCCAACTACTGCAGAATTCTTAGATAAGATTAAGACTTTAGGATATGAGTTTGCCTTTAAAGGTGGTTTATCATTTAGTTTAGGTGATATTATTATTCCTAAAGAAAAGCACGAAATGATTGCAGAAGCTAACGGTCAAGTAGACGGTATTATGGCTAATTACAACATGGGGCTTATTACTAATAATGAACGTTATAACCAAGTTATTGATGTTTGGACTTCTACTAATGCGCAGTTAACAGAGTTAGCTATGAAGCGTATACGTGAAGATCAGCAAGGATTTAACTCTGTGTATATGATGCTAGATTCTGGTGCAAGGGGTTCTAAAGAACAAATTCGTCAGTTAACTGGTATGCGTGGATTAATGGCTAAGCCTAAAAAATCTACTGCAGGTGGTGGTGAAATTATTGAAAACCCTATTCTTTCTAACTTTAAGGAAGGTTTATCAATTCTTGAATACTTTATCTCTACTCACGGTGCGCGTAAAGGTCTTGCCGATACCGCTTTAAAAACTGCCGATGCGGGTTATTTAACACGTCGTTTGGTTGATGTTTCTCAGGATGTTATTATTAACACTGAAGATTGTGGAACATTAAGAGGTATAGAAGTATCTGCTTTAAAGAAAAACGAAGAAATAGTTGAATCTTTAGGAGCTCGTATATTAGGTAGAATATCATTACATGATTTATTTGATCCTGTAACAGAAGAACAATTATTAGTTGCTGGCCAATTAATAGTAGAGTCTGATGTTAAAAAGATTGAAGCATCTCCTATAGAAAGTGTAGAAGTACGTTCTGCATTAACTTGTGAGGCAGAAAAAGGAATTTGTGGTAAATGTTATGGTCGTAACCTTTCTACCAATAAAATGGTACAAAGAGGTGAAGCTGTAGGTGTTGTTGCTGCACAGTCTATTGGTGAGCCAGGTACACAGTTAACACTACGTACATTCCACGTGGGTGGTATTGCAGGTAACATTTCTGAAGATAACAAATTAGAGGCTAAATTTGCAGGTGTTGCAGAGATAGAAGATCTAAGAACTGTTAATGGTGAAGATAATGAAGGTAACAAAATTAAAATTGTTATCTCTAGAACATCAGAAATAAAAATAGTTGATGCTAAAACAGGAATTACTTTAAGTACAAGTAATATACCTTACGGTTCTCAATTAGCTATAGAAAACGGAACTAAAGTTGCTAAAGGTGATGTAATATGTTCTTGGGATCCATATAACGGTGTAATTGTATCAGAATTTACTGGTAAAGTTTCATACGAAAATATAGAGCAAGGTGTTACTTACCAAGTAGAAATAGATGAACAAACAGGTTTCCAAGAGAAAGTAATTTCAGAATCAAGAAACAAGAAATTAATTCCAACATTATTAGTTAAAAATAATAATGATGAAATATTACGTTCTTACAACCTTCCAGTTGGGTCTCACATTATGGTAGACGATAACGATAAGGCGACAGAAGGTATGACATTAGTTAAGATTCCTCGTAAATCTGCTAAGTCTGGTGATATTACGGGTGGTCTTCCAAGAGTTACAGAACTTTTTGAAGCACGTAATCCATCTAACCCAGCTGTTGTTTCAGAAATTGATGGTGTTGTTTCTTTTGGTAAAATTAAAAGAGGTAACCGTGAAATTATTATAGAGTCTAAATTAGGTGATGTTAAAAAATACTTAGTTAAATTATCTAATCAAATTCTTGTACAAGAAAACGATTATGTAAGAGCTGGTATGCCATTATCTGATGGATCTATTACGCCTGCAGATATCTTAGCAATTAAAGGTCCTTCTGCTGTACAACAATACTTAGTGAACGAAGTTCAGGAAGTATATCGTTTACAGGGTGTAAAAATTAACGACAAACATTTTGAGGTTGTTGTTAGACAAATGATGCGTAAAGTTCGTATTCAGGATCCGGGAGATACTATTTTCTTAGAGAATCAATTGGCTCATAAAGAAGATTTTATCAAGGAAAATGATGAGATTTATGGTAAAAAAGTTGTAGAAGAAGCAGGAGAATCTGATAACTTAAAAGCTGGACAGATTATTACAGCAAGAGAGTTAAGAGATGAAAACTCAATCTTAAGACGTGCTGATAAAGCATTAGTATCTGCAAGAGACGCTGTTGCAGCAACTGCAACGCCAATTTTACAAGGTATTACAAGAGCATCTTTACAGACTAAATCTTTCATCTCTGCGGCATCATTCCAGGAGACAACTAAGGTATTAAATGAAGCAGCAGTAGCTGGTAAAGTTGATAGTTTAGAAGGATTAAAAGAAAATGTAATTGTTGGTCATAAGATACCTGCTGGTACAGGTATGAGAGATTATGATAGCATCATAGTAGGTTCTAAAGAAGAATATGATGAGATTATGGCTCGTAAAGAAGAACTTAAATTTTAA
- a CDS encoding DUF3467 domain-containing protein, with protein sequence MSDSNQDQKQINIELDEKTAEGVYSNLAIINHSVSEFVVDFVSMMPGAPKAKVKSRIILTPQHAKKLLKALNDNVQRFEKAHGAIKDYEQPSVPINFGPTGEA encoded by the coding sequence ATGAGTGATTCTAATCAAGATCAAAAACAAATAAATATTGAGTTGGATGAAAAAACTGCCGAAGGAGTTTACTCTAATTTGGCAATTATTAACCATTCAGTATCAGAGTTTGTAGTAGACTTTGTTAGTATGATGCCTGGAGCACCAAAAGCAAAAGTGAAAAGTAGAATTATACTTACGCCACAACATGCTAAAAAGCTTTTAAAAGCATTAAATGACAATGTTCAACGTTTTGAAAAGGCTCACGGAGCAATTAAAGATTATGAGCAGCCTTCAGTACCAATTAATTTTGGACCAACAGGAGAAGCATAA